The Capsicum annuum cultivar UCD-10X-F1 chromosome 1, UCD10Xv1.1, whole genome shotgun sequence sequence ctaaattcaaagattaaatGATCTACATTAAGAGTCCATAGAAAGATGGTCCAATATACATAAGTGGACCTGGTGTTCCAACACCCACAACTTCAAACAGGTCCAAAATGAAACTGTGCAATTGCCCAACCCAAATGTTTCTAGTATTTTGCAGTGGGCTAATTGGCAAATCTGAAGCAAACCTTCAAAATTGACAAATGAAACCGCAAGAATCAACAGCGCAATCAGAATTTTCACTAATAATaaagatgcaaagaaaaaaaaaaaaattcaacatacgctatacatacatataatataattttgagataaaagaGATTTGAATAAACCCCCTTGCACCATTCTAGCTACGCCCATTGTAGGAGGTTTGCATGTTTAAGCTATATGATCCGAAACTTCAACAATCAATTTAAGTTGGtccgtatttttttttttttgatgaagaaGATATGCATATATTAAAGCAAAAACACAAGGTTTAGGAGCCTAGTCCGGCTCAAGTACAAAAACCAAAGGGCCTAGCCCAGAAGAAGAAGTGAAAGAAGGTATTTTCCTACGATAACAAGTTCCTATTTTATCCGTTCAGACATCATGGGCTACAAAAGAAAGGGGGCATCCAAAACTATACAATGTGCAAACTGGCTTTGCCTTGCTCCTTCCTTCGCCAAAGCATCCGCGACCCGGTTTTATTCCCTATAGCTATGCCGAGTTTAGCCCATATTGACGTATCTTGACTAACATATATCGCTGCCTAATCCTTTTGAAGATTAtatagatttgattttttttcaaacactACCTAATTTTAAGGTACTTACagtattaatcttttttttttttcataaacgAAGAAATGTTATTTTCTGCATAACATGCTTTGGAACGTACTTTCATGTTAACTGTTTCAATCAttgctgaaaaataaaaaagaccaGTGCAGAACAAGTTGCTCATAAGTACAGACCGAGTACAATGTATGCaacaactatatatatactactactgtTTAAGGAACGAACAAAGAAAAAGGCTTAGCACGCGGCATATCTAAACTCTGTTGGCCAATCCGCCTTCCTACTTTGTCGTCCTCtatactcctttttttttttctcaatttaattaCATGCCATCATTTTTAAAGACCATGCTATCTGGCTTCATCCCGacctttttcatttaaaaattatattatttatatatatatatatatatatatatatatatatatcagtaaTTGTTGAATTTTCTTCGACTAGTTTGTATGCGTGCTTCTAAATTTCTCAGTAAAAATTCTAAGTCTGTCactaaaaatactttaaaattatcacatttttattaatatttcctctatttatgtttgtttgttatattttttgctttttgagAGTCAAATTACATGaattttgatcaacattttaGAAAGTATTGTAgcttatatcattttttttttatagtttttgaaCATCTAATTATTAAAGTTAAAtctaattattaaatatttaatttaaaaatattaagttaatcaattttaatttaaCTCTGAAGTTTATACAATCAACTTTCCTAAAGTGAGTGAGCAATTTATTCGGTAAAATTTGTCGTTTAGCTAGTCATACTCCAACCTTCTACGGCCCATTGCCCTTTCTGTCTGCTGACACAATATGAAGATTGTCAAAACCGTGTGCTCTCCCGCCCCACGATTCTTCTAAAACAAACGTCGCCCCCCTTAGCTCCTCTCTACATAAAACCCCAcacaaattcataattcattcacattCAATAACCATAAATAACAAATTCAGCAAACTCAAAAATGTGTAAAGGATTTCAGCCAAACGAAAAAGATCGTCTAAAAATCAAAGGTTTTTACCTCCATTTATCATTTTCATCACCTACAGATCAAAATGTCCCTCCAGATTCTCTAACTCTGCATTATCTCCCACGGATTACTGAAAGTCCATTAGAGATTAACGACTCCAAAATCCGGTCTAATTCGCCCGGTTTCATTACGCTTCATCGAGTTGTTATTAATATGTCAGCAGAGAAGGTAACAAATGGAGTTATTTACGGAAGTAAAGATAGAGTTAAAGCAAGTGAAGGAGTTAAATTGGAGATATTCATGGGTGATGTTAAGGTTATAAAGGGTATGTTCATGAAAGATGGGGTTAATCAAGAGAATTGGAGGATTCATTGTAAATGCACGTTGGAGAACGATGATTTACACGTTAAAGGAGCAGAAGTATGCGTGGCGGTGGAAGCACCGCCACCGGCCGCTGTGATAACTGAGAAGGTGGAGATGGAGATGAAGAGGTCACGGCGGAGGAGGAGCTGTTTTCAGAAGCTGGAGGAGATTCCTGAGCAAAGAGAAGGTGAGAATGATGGGTATACTTGTTGCTGTTCGGAGTGTGAAGGTGAAGAAGAGGATTCAGACGGCGGTGACACGGTGGAAGCTGCGGCGGAGGAGGTGGAAGGAGTTGGATGGGCAGTAGATGTAGGGATATGGGTGATGTGTCTTGGCGTGGGGGTGGGGTATTTGGTCTCAAGAGCTTCTTCAAAGAGCTTAagaaaaggagattcatattatAAACTTATTCAACTCTTCAGGTGTAATATCTAACAAGGGGTGAGAGCTTGGATTAACCAGTAAAATTGCTTCGTATGTGATCACGGCACGACAAGATTAAGGGTTCAAGTAGTGTGGAAATAATTTCATGCAGAAATGCAAAGCATAGTTCTATACCATATACCTCGTGGTTCGACTTTAGTTATGTGCCTATGGGGTTAGGGTATTTGGTGTCTAGAGCTTCTTCAAAGAGCTTAAGAGGAAGAGATTCATATaaactttatttttctgaaaacaATTTTAACAATAGGATGTAGCAGAAAATTTTGTACAAGTACTAGTCGTTGAGTATTAACAAGTGATTTTCGATTCTTTTACACGCACCCGATATACACCAAGCTTATATATTCATATCATGTTTTTGattttaaagttcatgattaattaatatgtatttaatttaattattttatgatgataaataatattaatttggtGTATACATCAGATGCGTCTAAATTGTACCGATGTTCATATATTGTTAATAAACCCAATTTTCCGGCCATTATTTACGGTTCTGCACTACTTTCCTATTAGTGGCcatattatttactatttttttttctttcttttcgttACTGTATTTTGATTTGCTTCACTCGTGAACAATCACGCTATTTTAAAAATCTGCATACAATTTATTTTCTCACAATTTATTTGTCTAATTTCACTAGATATATTATCTCCACCGTCGTTGACTTAAAAGTATTTTTGGTCCCTTTTAATTATTCTTGAAATACACTACTTTCAATTAAATATATAGTTGTGGTGCCTTTGCTTCTGAAAGATTACATACTTGCCAATTTTTAATCAGTTATTGTTCCATCATAACATTTTTAACATGAAGAAATGAAAAGATGAACGTTAAACATTGTCAGATAATTATAAAGACTACAATAATATGTTTAGTTAGATATTAcaataatttaaataactaaaattacTAGTTATCTCCTCTTATTTACTATCATATTTCGATCTTTTTAAGATAAGAGTAATTTGATAACTCAAggataaatttgattttttttttaaatttatctatatggcttatgaagattgagatcaagcTAAATTATACTTAGAGTAAGAGTACATATTTAAGGTAAAAAAAGTCGATGAcattgatgataataatgatgaattAAGGTAAAAAATGTCGATGAcattgatgataataatgatgaattGTTTTCAGTAGTAATAATAAAGTAACAATGAACTATTTTTACACATTTAATAAGtatatgaaaaataacaatttgAGCAAAAATCAGGATAAGAACTTTTATTTTTTGGCATGAGGAAGGAGATGATGTAATTCAATTTTGGTTAGAGATTGTCATGCTTACTTTTCATGGTCAAGAACTCAAGATACATTAGTTAATAGTATAATTCTCTATACactatcaaattattttaaaaattaatcatagataatatttataacaagtgAAATTAATTTACTTAGGATTAATTAGTAGTCTAAAGGCAAGTAATGTCTTAAGACCTAGTTGAATTCATGCAATAGATTATTAATTAACATCGATTATATAAATCTTTCATTTTGTTATTTGAGTTCATACAAATTACAAATCTAATCTTGCGCAATTAAACAACAATAAGTTAAAAAAATGCATTTTAAGTgcctagaaaagaaaaaaaaggaaacaaattgACGAATAGATTTAATGTACTGATGCTCACGTGAGATTTCTTTCTTTGTTGATTTCAAGTTGAGATAAATCACGATAATTGtaatacatcaacaacaaatatAAAGTTAGTTAAAGCACCCAAGGGTATGGCCTAGTGGTtcagtgaatttgagatgagtatcATGAGATCTTAGGTTCAATTTCAAGCAGAGACAAACACCAGGTGTTTTCTTCCCAATTACCCAATACCTGTTGCTAGGTGTTTTCTTCCCACTTACCCTGTTGCTGATTGCTAGGTGTTTTCTTCTCAACTATTCTAACCCTGGTTGCTAGGTATTTTCTTCTCATTTGTTCTAACCTTTGTTGCTAGGTGTTTTCTTCTCATTTATTTTAACCTTGGTGTTCCTAGGTGTTTTCTTCTCATCTGTTCTAACTTTGGTGGACAAAGTTACCTCATACctattgctggtgggaggtgacaggtatctcGTGGATTTAGTCgtttgctggtgggaggtggcaggtatcccgtgagtttagtcgaggtgcgcgcaagctggtCTGGACACCAcgattataaatatatatatatatatataaagctagTTAATACATACTGAATCCTCAAAGATCAATATTATTGGGATATATTTAATGACCTAATTATTCATTGCGatatctaaataaataaataataaacaagaagtttCATTACATAACACGTGAAAATTAATTTATCGATCTTAGCTTGTTTGATATggaaatattattatttcatgattatgtatatttataaGTATTCTTAATCTCCCCGAGCCATCAAATAAGTATATTTTTTCATTTGCATAATTAGCCAACAAGAAATGAACATTTAATAAGGAGAATCCTCacgaatttattttttaaatacacaccgagtcaatttatttttatgcaataTTTTATTTCTAATCTCCATATAAAGTATCACCATCATCAACTCAATTACCCTCTACGGCTAAATTAGTAGAATGATAAGTAATAAATCTGGATACTAATAAAGACTAATTTTGTttaaacatctagaaatataagATGGTGATATTTTTCTAAagtaatttgaattttcattttctttttccttttgcgCTTTTTTGTTGctataaaaaattgaaatatgattAATCATAGCACGTGCTAAGGTTCTACGTGTCATCACGAAAATGCATGTATCCACGTCAGCTTCTCTACACCACCCAACTCATGATCCATAACCCGACCCGAATTACCCGTATCCAAAATATATGCTGGCACCTCCTTCGTTGGTATACATTTCTTTGTTTTTCTATCCCCACTTCGCACGGTAGTAAAAACATTTTCAGTAAATTATCGCctaaaatttagagaaatagaAAATACATTATTACCAGAAATACTAAcaaattctgaaaaatactaTTATCATAGAATAGCAGCTCTTTTGTGAGCTACATTCAACTGCCAATACTTTTTCCGATGCTCTCCGTCAACTTTAACGGTCATTTCTACCGGTTTCCATAATTCATACGAAGATTTTCGATTATTTAGTCGGAGCGGCGATGGCTGGCGGCGGCGGTGCGAGGAACTATTCGGT is a genomic window containing:
- the LOC107863712 gene encoding uncharacterized protein LOC107863712, coding for MCKGFQPNEKDRLKIKGFYLHLSFSSPTDQNVPPDSLTLHYLPRITESPLEINDSKIRSNSPGFITLHRVVINMSAEKVTNGVIYGSKDRVKASEGVKLEIFMGDVKVIKGMFMKDGVNQENWRIHCKCTLENDDLHVKGAEVCVAVEAPPPAAVITEKVEMEMKRSRRRRSCFQKLEEIPEQREGENDGYTCCCSECEGEEEDSDGGDTVEAAAEEVEGVGWAVDVGIWVMCLGVGVGYLVSRASSKSLRKGDSYYKLIQLFRCNI